The genome window ATACACTGGACTGAAAAAGACCAATAGATAACAAACTAGCTAATAAAACGACTTTTGCTGATTTTTCATGTTTACATTGCATTTATATCATTACTATTGAAAGCACTTTCATTATATCGTTTTTCTCAGTATTATGCAACAGATTTTTAGTTTATTTTACTAATATATAACATTTTTCTTCCTAACGAACACTTTCGATTTGCCAACTATTCCATCCTTTAAAGCGAATAGCTCCGTTCTGGTCAGTGCGGTAAATCTTACTCTTGATGGTCTCTAGTCGAGTCAAGGTTTCCTGATGGGGGAGTTTCGCACGATTGTTCTTTCCAACTGATATGAGAGAAATCTCTGGGTTGAGTTTTTCTAGAAAAGCTGGATTTGATGAGGTTTTAGAACCATGTTGACCGACTTTCAAGACATCCACCTCTAAGTCAGGATATTGCTTTAAAAGATCCTTCTCTCCCTTCTCTTTCAAGTTTCCACTGAAGAGAAAGTGCTTATCCAAGAGTTTCCCATAAAGAAGGAGGGAATCACTATGACTTCCATCTCCAATCTGCCTTGGAGATAGGACTTCTAACTGACTTCCAAAAATTGGCAAGTTCTCCCCTGCTGTCACACTGCGCACCTTGGTTTGGCTTGCTTCTAGTTCTGCTACAAATTCCTTCTGTGTCAGACTTCCTTTTGATACTAAAATTTCCCCGACATGGAAAGCATTGGTCACCTCTAGCAAATCACCAACATGTTCCTTGTCTGTGTTGGTCAAAATCAACTGATCAATCTTGGCTACCCCACGACTTTTAAGATAAGGAATCACGGTTCGCTGGGCATTGCTGGTCGTCGCCTTTTCTTGCCATTTTTCGATTTTCTTATCAGATTCTGCCTTGCCTCCCACATCTATGAGAATGGTTTTACCTGTTACATCCCGTAGGAAAATACTTTCCCCTTGCCCTACATCCAGCATGGTAATTTCATTTTCCAGTGGATACTTGGTCAAGAAAAAGAGACCCACAATAAAGAGACTGAATCCTGCTAGTCTTTTGATGTTTTTTCTCATGTCATATACCAAGGCTAATGAAACTAAGAGAAGAATCAAAAGCCATGCATTGGGTTGACCAAAGACCAGAGGCCTGCTTGCCAGCTGCGATACCAAGCGAATGATGTTCTCCAACCACTCAAAGACAATGTTAAACTGAGTGACTGGGTAAACAAAAGACAGAATGAATAAGATGGACAAAAGCGGCAAGAAGACCACATCAAACAGAAAGGAAAAGACAAAGGTCAAAAGGATAGACCAAGGCTGAAATTCTGCAAAATAGAAGGATAGAATAGGCAATATTCCCAAGGAAATGACCAGACTTTCTCTTGCAACAGCCTTGAGCCCCTCCCCTTCTTTGCTAGTCATGGTCAAGATAAAAGCGTAGGCGCAGGACAAGACCCCTCCAGCTGTCAAGAAAAAGTTAGGCATGATGATAAAGAGGACAAGGACCGTCAAGGCAAAATTATCCAAACCCTTAAGACCATGTTGGGCCAGTAACTTTTGCAAGAGACTGCGAATGACCGAAGCTGAAAATCCTGTCAGACCTGCATAGATAAGGGAAAAAGGATAGGTCAGCCACTTCAACTTTTCTTGGGTCAAGCCCAATCGTAAGAGAAGTTTCTTAAAGGCATCCATAAAGAAGCCCACCTGCATACCCGACAAGGCAAAGAGATGGATAATTCCTAGACTAGAATAAAGTTCATTCATCTCCTCAAAGTCCGTATCCAGATGTCCTAACAGAAGACCTGTCATATAGTTGCGCATAGGGTCTGGAAAGTGCGTCTTGATCCAAACTACAGCCTTTCGACGTAAACTTGATAAATTTTCACCTATATCCCAACTGCTAACCTTTTTAAGTGACTGGATGCTCTTGATAGTCAGTGTCTGGTAAATCCCTTGAGTTTTCAGATAGGCTTGGTAGTCAAATCCACCAAAATTCCTCTGACCTTCTGGCTCTGAAAGCTTCCCTTCTAGTTCCAAGTCATGAAGGGCTGTTAAGGCTTGAAATTGCTCTTTCTCTTCTTCGGACTGAAGTTTATAGTAAACTTGGAATGTACGGCCGTCAGCCTTGCCACGAAAGGACAGACTATCTCCATTGACTTTGATGGTATCTGGTAAAATCCTCACCTTTTCAACATAGCCAACCAAGTCTTGACTCGCTTGTGTCTGTTGCCAAGTTTGAAACAGAAACCAAAATCCAAAAACTCCACAAATCGCTAGAACTTTTCCAGCAGATTTCCAAGGAAATTGTAAAAAGAGACAGACAAGTAAAAAAACAAAACCTAGCAGTGCGAGATAGGACGCTCCAAAAATGGCATAGTAAAGCCAGAGCAACAGAAAGCTCAGATAGATTAGAGGAATAGGGAAGTTTTTAGTCCACTGTGACATAATCTTTTAGCTTTTCTATGGTCTTTGTGCCAATGCCAGATACTTTCTTGAGTTCATCTACTGACTTGAACTTGCCATTTGCCTCACGATGGTCAATAATATCCTGAGCTCTTTTTCTGCCCAATCCTTTGACCTGTTTGAGTTCTTCCAGACTGGCCTTATTGAGGTTGACTTTCTTATCTTTACTTGTAGAAGAAGACGTTCCAGAGGCGGCCTGCTGACTAGCTGCTTCTTCTCCCTTAGTTGGAACATAGACAAGAGCCTCGTCACTGACTTTCTGAGCTAGATTGAGCGACTTGCTATCTGCCTCCTCTGTCAATCCACCTGCCTTCTGAACGGCATCGTGAACTCGACTGCCAAGAGGCAAGTCATAAATCCCTGGTGATTTGACAGCACCTTTGACATCTACTGTGATTAAATCTTGCTCAGGAGATTCTTCCTTTTCTTCCTTCTTGACTTCCTTTTCAGACGATGAATCCTTTGAAACAGCTGCGACTTCAGTCTGCAAATTTGTTTCTTTGACGGGTGTTTGTGAAGTTGGCTTTAGTAGGAAAAATCCGCCGAGGGCCAAACCCAAACCAGCACAGATAACAATGATTTTATACTCTTTGATTTTCTCGATAATTGCTTCCATTTTTTCTCCTCTCTTAAATTATTCGTAAGAGGAAGAAAAAAACAGCTGAAAAATCTTTTCAACTGCTCACTTATTTGCAAAATAGTCTTCCTTGGTCAAGACATAATGAACTCTTGTGACAATTCTCCCTGGTTCTTTATTATCCATTCTAGCATAGGGTTCTTCATGTGAAAAACGCATACCTGATTTCTCCATGACTCTTCCAGATGCAGGATTGTCCTTATCATGAAGAGCGGTCAACTTATTCATTCCAATCTTCTCAAAAGCCAGCT of Streptococcus oralis contains these proteins:
- a CDS encoding DNA internalization-related competence protein ComEC/Rec2, giving the protein MSQWTKNFPIPLIYLSFLLLWLYYAIFGASYLALLGFVFLLVCLFLQFPWKSAGKVLAICGVFGFWFLFQTWQQTQASQDLVGYVEKVRILPDTIKVNGDSLSFRGKADGRTFQVYYKLQSEEEKEQFQALTALHDLELEGKLSEPEGQRNFGGFDYQAYLKTQGIYQTLTIKSIQSLKKVSSWDIGENLSSLRRKAVVWIKTHFPDPMRNYMTGLLLGHLDTDFEEMNELYSSLGIIHLFALSGMQVGFFMDAFKKLLLRLGLTQEKLKWLTYPFSLIYAGLTGFSASVIRSLLQKLLAQHGLKGLDNFALTVLVLFIIMPNFFLTAGGVLSCAYAFILTMTSKEGEGLKAVARESLVISLGILPILSFYFAEFQPWSILLTFVFSFLFDVVFLPLLSILFILSFVYPVTQFNIVFEWLENIIRLVSQLASRPLVFGQPNAWLLILLLVSLALVYDMRKNIKRLAGFSLFIVGLFFLTKYPLENEITMLDVGQGESIFLRDVTGKTILIDVGGKAESDKKIEKWQEKATTSNAQRTVIPYLKSRGVAKIDQLILTNTDKEHVGDLLEVTNAFHVGEILVSKGSLTQKEFVAELEASQTKVRSVTAGENLPIFGSQLEVLSPRQIGDGSHSDSLLLYGKLLDKHFLFSGNLKEKGEKDLLKQYPDLEVDVLKVGQHGSKTSSNPAFLEKLNPEISLISVGKNNRAKLPHQETLTRLETIKSKIYRTDQNGAIRFKGWNSWQIESVR
- a CDS encoding helix-hairpin-helix domain-containing protein, whose amino-acid sequence is MEAIIEKIKEYKIIVICAGLGLALGGFFLLKPTSQTPVKETNLQTEVAAVSKDSSSEKEVKKEEKEESPEQDLITVDVKGAVKSPGIYDLPLGSRVHDAVQKAGGLTEEADSKSLNLAQKVSDEALVYVPTKGEEAASQQAASGTSSSTSKDKKVNLNKASLEELKQVKGLGRKRAQDIIDHREANGKFKSVDELKKVSGIGTKTIEKLKDYVTVD